The following proteins are co-located in the Palaemon carinicauda isolate YSFRI2023 chromosome 3, ASM3689809v2, whole genome shotgun sequence genome:
- the LOC137638790 gene encoding uncharacterized protein produces MKEAFSTRCLLAILLQLFYILMRGCHVDGRNSVPCPVVNKLTGAVVCCPSVEDTTLKHAKVDQGCKTLYPKESLPLMAGSWSIESYNEAKSSWHKVSVKTVNSTCCCREKRDFILPGLVASAGESLGASKVVQHSAGYIQPILIRTCSEQSCSIQSNKDTIFNCIQNWTERDLYTEDLLHNGFMHLEKVLVPDGCRCRNKDESKETLENDDSFLREKSKFEARSSTSTSISNNNGSPGPGEPRTDQQTPMDYSKSDGYKVKRQATPTNTSKLGLDYYDPLGTPIPSSTLVKYNVSSYKDDLGPSDLQNLFAYLSQNLPLVSLGGLNGGNFNDSLMSRDELVKVLRGLMDNSLTNDKPFIDSTFQNTSSSCSNTKNCSNLDYTSTYPILDLSSTGPQRPIALPAEQPNGLSDTVKSSQLVDLNVNQASFLNMLEVMKYNLEMNLLGGTFGRMTTAEIMKNILTYVPESEQAHIQSTAEKMMETEMNYLQTSLKMMEILSKFTGSLDPAKSALNFLFNINDTGKNPLISRPGINNPDRFEFVNDPISNISLPQGNKENVENIERDPTPGTNQTKVDEAAVESFPAPSIAPKGPSESRLNMIDRMEEELHSAFANFIFQEAWTNLNCTVPNQITESVSEVNFLPSLIKKEFNLMAKGLLDINKFTGRLISGIIMCHIPDLEEALKDGRLITAISGGVMAAEFLNKQVKIVKGVMQGILDTSDAKKIADILRWSVQSKTGPSRREFLNLQEESRIDSLQKTLNNSLGEYVEFLKGKTSSDRVLSNFPSNFSSSSVPNAVTQGAFTEELNKNENRLPGISPVFVGVTPPSGTTKTVSNSTLPSSKKPLLLEIKFTTPTPVPEPSNSVSPISNLTILGVNVTTAATPNQGTVLASSTAGTTIPSEVITTDTLVSRNRTLPPNAETNLTLSLQNLTGSSNTLEPNNNPSTNGTQVSSGTLNEIPVLQNSSAATEASSRNKTNIKVDTSDTENTDAKLDVEEYEYTNKKDYLYKDYEYNDYGYKEKYLGGGYLENKTKYDEETYPGTNKLLKNIANINEVERADVNSVTDSGEALEESREISGVQPLLVDYSYDGYETEKGLFRGKDEEDGSNDLDDNSVDSNVDKYEEYNAEKDNTGNDYSYVDYSIKELSRNEKEGEFTPNSEDQYTNDENRQNSKDKSKIDEYAPGSKESGTIYSYDELKSNENSTSSIASVHSEDNKNVERDLNGISDIKDKLENNLAYYEKDNSEAANSEEKDKHTGIGVDHVHFDNRELGDKDVEEGERDETSHKEGNSGEEDPVADNPASAVGDASTTIGNPFIFEDDIDLLEEYHPIDMSPINLQMLFTNLNV; encoded by the exons ATGAAGGAAGCATTCTCTACACGATGTCTGTTGGCTATTTTGCTACAATTATTTTACATTCTAATG AGAGGCTGTCATGTTGATGGGAGAAATTCAGTGCCGTGTCCTGTTGTCAACAAATTGACAGGAGCTGTCGTATGCTGCCCGTCAGTTGAAGATACAACACTGAAACATGCTAAGGTGGATCAAG GATGCAAAACACTGTACCCAAAGGAGTCTTTGCCACTCATGGCTGGATCTTGGAGCATCGAATCTTACAATGAGGCAAAATCATCTTGGCATAAAGTTTCAGTCAAAACTGTTAACAG CACATGTTGCTGCAGAGAGAAGAGAGACTTCATTCTTCCGGGCCTAGTGGCTTCT gcTGGGGAATCTCTTGGGGCATCAAAAGTTGTTCAACATTCGGCTGGATATATTCAACCAATCCTGATAAGAACATGCAGTGAACAGTCTTGCTCAATTCAGAGTAATAAGGACACGATATTTAATTGCATCCAG AATTGGACAGAAAGGGATCTATATACTGAGGATCTGTTGCACAATGGTTTTATGCATCTTGAAAAAGTGCTGGTTCCCGATGGATGTAGATGTAGAAATAAAGACGAGAGTAAAGAAACTTTAGAAAACGATGACAGTTTCTTAAGAGAAAAGAGTAAATTTGAAGCTAGGTCTTCAACTAGCACTTCAATTTCAAATAATAATGGATCCCCCGGTCCAGGGGAGCCGAGAACAGACCAGCAAACGCCGATGG ACTattcaaaatctgatggatataAAGTCAAAAGACAAGCCACTCCAACTAATACCAGTAAACTTGGTCTTGATTACTATGATCCTCTGGGGACTCCGATCCCAAGTAGCACCCTCGTCAAATACAATGTCAGTTCTTACAAAGATGATCTTGGTCCCTCTGACTTGCAGAACCTATTTGCTTACTTATCCCAAAACCTTCCTTTGGTATCCCTTGGAGGCCTTAATGGAGGAAATTTCAACGATTCTTTAATGTCGAGAGATGAATTGGTAAAGGTTTTAAGAGGGCTTATGGATAACAGTCTAACAAATGACAAACCATTTATAGATTCGACTTTTCAGAACACTAGCAGCAGCTGTAGCAATACCAAAAATTGTAGCAATTTAGATTATACTTCTACATACCCAATATTGGATTTGAGTTCTACCGGTCCTCAGAGACCTATTGCATTACCTGCAGAACAGCCGAATGGCTTGAGTGATACGGTAAAATCTTCCCAGTTAGTTGATCTAAATGTTAACCAAGCAAGTTTCTTAAACATGTTGGAAGTCATGAAATACAATTTAGAAATGAATTTACTAGGAGGTACTTTTGGCAGGATGACTACtgctgaaataatgaaaaacatccTAACTTATGTTCCAGAAAGTGAACAAGCTCACATTCAGTCAACAGCAGAGAAAATGATGGAAACAGAGATGAATTATCTTCAAACATCACTGAAGATGATGGAAATTCTATCAAAATTCACTGGATCTTTGGACCCTGCTAAAAGTGCGCTGaattttttatttaacataaaCGACACTGGAAAAAATCCCCTCATTTCAAGACCTGGTATCAATAATCCAGATAGGTTTGAATTTGTTAATGATCCTATTTCTAATATATCATTACCTCAGGGTAACAaggaaaatgttgaaaatattGAAAGGGACCCAACACCGGGGACTaaccaaactaaagtagacgagGCAGCAGTTGAAAGCTTTCCTGCACCATCAATCGCTCCCAAAGGTCCAAGTGAAAGCAGGTTGAACATGATAGACAGAATGGAAGAAGAATTGCATTCAGCCTTTGCCAACTTTATATTTCAAGAGGCTTGGACGAATCTAAACTGTACTGTCCCAAATCAAATAACAGAGTCTGTCTCAGAGGTGAACTTTTTACCATCTCTCATTAAAAAGGAATTTAATCTAATGGCTAAAGGACTGTTAGATATCAACAAATTTACAGGAAGGTTAATTTCTGGTATTATAATGTGCCATATCCCTGACCTTGAGGAAGCTTTGAAGGATGGACGACTAATTACTGCCATATCAGGTGGAGTGATGGCCGCGGAGTTTTTGAATAAGCAAGTAAAGATTGTTAAGGGA GTTATGCAAGGCATTCTAGATACAAGTGATGCCAAGAAAATTGCCGATATTCTAAGATGGTCGGTTCAGTCCAAGACAGGTCCATCAAGGAGAGAGTTTCTCAACTTGCAAGAAGAATCAAGAATTGACAGCCTCCAAAAGACACTAAACAATTCTCTCGGTGAATATGTAGAATTTCTCAAAGGTAAAACCTCCAGTGATAGGGTCCTAAGTAACTTCCCTTCGAATTTCTCCTCCAGTTCAGTACCAAATGCTGTTACTCAAGGCGCCTTTACTGAGGAATTGAACAAGAATGAAAACAGACTTCCAGGAATATCACCAGTTTTTGTTGGTGTGACACCACCTTCTGGAACAACTAAAACTGTCAGCAATAGTACCTTGCCATCTAGTAAGAAACCACTTCTTCTAGAGATCAAGTTTACTACACCAACCCCAGTGCCAGAGCCCTCTAACTCGGTTTCACCAATCTCAAATCTGACTATCCTTGGAGTCAATGTAACAACTGCTGCTACTCCAAACCAGGGCACAGTATTAGCATCGTCGACAGCAGGTACCACAATTCCAAGTGAAGTTATAACTACTGACACACTTGTGAGCAGAAATAGAACATTACCCCCTAATGCTGAAACAAATTTGACCTTATCTTTGCAAAATTTGACAGGAAGCTCAAATACTCTTGAACCAAACAACAATCCATCAACAAACGGAACTCAAGTATCCTCTGGAACATTAAACGAAATTCCTGTTTTGCAAAATAGTAGCGCAGCCACCGAGGCATCAAgtagaaataaaacaaatataaaagtggATACTTCTGATACTGAAAACACAGACGCCAAATTAGACGTCGAAGAATATGAATATACAAACAAAAAAGACTACTTATATAAAGATTACGAATACAATGATTATGGCTATAAAGAAAAGTATCTGGGAGGTGGCTATCTGGAAAACAAAACCAAATATGATGAAGAAACTTACCCTGGGACAAATAAGTTACTGAAGAACATTGCAAATATCAACGAGGTAGAGCGGGCCGATGTCAATAGTGTAACGGACAGTGGGGAAGCTCTAGAGGAATCTAGAGAGATTTCTGGTGTTCAACCACTACTTGTTGATTACAGCTATGATGGTTATGAGACTGAGAAAGGTCTTTTCAGAGGTAAGGACGAGGAAGATGGCAGTAATGACCTGGATGATAATTCGGTGGATTCCAACGTAGATAAGTATGAAGAATACAATGCTGAAAAGGACAACACAGGTAATGATTATAGCTATGTAGATTATAGTATTAAAGAACTAAGTAGGAATGAGAAAGAAGGCGAGTTTACTCCCAACAGTGAAGATCAATATACAAATGATGAAAATAGACAAAACAGCAAAGATAAGTCGAAGATCGACGAATATGCTCCTGGTAGCAAAGAGAGTGGCACCATATATAGTTATGATGAACTGAAGAGCAATGAGAATAGTACTTCTTCCATCGCATCTGTTCACAGTGAAGATAACAAGAATGTTGAAAGGGATCTAAACGGCATATCTGATATCAAGGATAAACTAGAAAATAACTTGGCATACTATGAAAAGGATAATAGCGAGGCTGCTAACTCAGAGGAGAAAGATAAACACACGGGTATTGGGGTAGATCACGTGCACTTTGACAATAGGGAACTGGGAGACAAAGATGTGGAAGAGGGGGAACGTGATGAAACCAGCCACAAGGAAGGAAATTCTGGTGAAGAGGACCCAGTTGCGGATAATCCAGCGAGTGCCGTTGGGGACGCTAGTACGACCATTGGGAATCCTTTCATATTCGAGGATGACATTGACCTCCTCGAGGAGTACCATCCTATTGACATGTCGCCCATAAATCTTCAAATGCTTTTCACTAATCTAAATGTCTGA